A genomic segment from Paralichthys olivaceus isolate ysfri-2021 chromosome 22, ASM2471397v2, whole genome shotgun sequence encodes:
- the slc3a2a gene encoding solute carrier family 3 member 2a, producing the protein MSKDTEIDMKEVELNELDPEKQPMTGDGQAPAGEKNGSVKLKVPDEEVTFTGLSKEELMKVAGTPGWVRTRWVLLILFWLGWIGMLAGAVAIIVQAPRCKPIPEMNWWNEGPLYQIPDVVAFANGMEGVETKLDAMNQLKVKGLVLGPLHSVQADQPNTLDFKAVHPDQGTEKELVAVLEKANKKGISVVLDLTPNYSGAASWFSPADVSDVMEKLKAAAEYWLDLGVAGIKVSDLEVATSSLEWSNLQAVVLGNHTEDTKKRALMGVVKGFSAPELSQLVNTSGVNLVLSDLLSSNTGGVERIKAMNTLNSDQRSLAWGLGAAQRDQLSTLAKTPSLIRLYQLLLFTMPGTPVFTYGDEIGLKAVEMVWDSEKEPAEGAVVDEAAEAERKEQVAVREWFKSLSDLRGKKRSLLHGHYYPLYSSATSLAFLRLWDQSERYITAVNWGEAPETLKLSLTPTEGVELPETATVISSSSTSADLAEESTVSLDNITLGPGEAVLLQFFYSG; encoded by the exons ATGAGTAAAGACACAGAGATCGACATGAAAGAAGTGGAGCTCAATGAGCTGGATCCTGAGAAGCAGCCAATGACTGGTGATGGCCAGGCACCGGCCGGGGAGAAAAATGGCAGCGTCAAGCTGAAGGTCCCCGATGAAGAGGTGACATTCACCGGCCTGTCCAAAGAGGAGCTGATGAAAGTTGCTGGCACTCCAGG ATGGGTGCGAACCCGCTGGGTGCTTCTCATCCTGTTTTGGCTGGGCTGGATAGGCATGTTGGCCGGAGCGGTCGCGATCATCGTCCAGGCCCCTCGCTGCAAACCCATCCCTGAGATGAACTGGTGGAACGAAGGACCCCTGTACCAGATCCCTGACGTCGTAGCTTTCGCTAATGGAATGGAAG GTGTAGAGACCAAGTTGGATGCTATGAACCAGCTGAAGGTGAAAGGCCTTGTTCTGGGCCCTCTTCACTCCGTCCAGGCCGACCAGCCAAACACCCTGGATTTTAAAGCAGTTCATCCAGACCAGGGAACAGAGAAAGAACTGGTTGCTGTGCTGGAAAAGGCCAACAAGAAGG GCATTTCTGTGGTGCTTGACCTGACTCCAAACTACTCAGGAGCAGCTTCCTGGTTTAGCCCTgcagatgttagtgatgtgATGGAGAAACTTAAG GCTGCGGCAGAATATTGGCTGGATTTGGGTGTCGCTGGCATAAAGGTATCGGACTTGGAAGTTGCCACCAGCTCTCTTGAATGGTCAAACCTGCAAGCTGTTGTCCTGGGCAACCATACCGAGGACACCAAGAAGAG GGCCTTGATGGGTGTAGTCAAAGGCTTTTCTGCTCCAGAGTTGTCCCAGCTTGTCAATACCTCCGGTGTGAATCTCGTCCTGTCCGACCTGCTCAGCAGCAACACTGGAG GTGTGGAGCGCATCAAGGCCATGAATACCCTTAATTCCGACCAGAGAAGTCTGGCCTGGGGTCTGGGTGCTGCCCAGAGGGACCAGCTGTCCACACTGGCAAAAACTCCGTCCCTGATCCGTCTCTACCAGCTTCTGTTGTTCACCATGCCTGGAACCCCTGTGTTTACATATGGAGACGAGATTGGCCTTAAAGCAGTAGAG ATGGTTTGGGACAGCGAGAAAGAACCTGCAGAAGGAGCAGTAGTTGATGAGGCAGCTGAG GCTGAGAGGAAGGAACAAGTTGCTGTAAGGGAGTGGTTCAAATCCCTCAGCGACCTGCGGGGCAAAAAGCGCTCTCTCCTCCACGGCCACTACTATCCTCTCTACTCCTCTGCCACCTCACTCGCTTTCCTTCGTCTGTGGGACCAGAGCGAGAGATACATAACGGCTGTCAACTGGGGAGAGGCACCAGAGACACTAAAGCTCTCGCTGACACCTACAG agggagtagagctgccagagACGGCCACGGTGATAAGCAGCTCCTCAACATCAGCAGACCTTGCAGAAGAATCTACAGTCAGCCTTGACAATATCACTCTAGGACCAGGAGAAGCTGTCCTGCTGCAGTTCTTCTACTCAGGCTAG
- the LOC109634787 gene encoding uncharacterized protein isoform X1, whose product MDDCSPTQSFPNPLHHHHRPSLHLTLPSLQSLGAGYQPALDPLEQYGSRGEQSAASFTNSRNSSGGRKGSSGGDRGFQNTNGSGMVGDDGLRGHRDRDGGLGGHFADAWCGGSKKEEIWEDGESSTDVFYSKADCYNNTNGAFYTMNCGSEEGLRCKLRANYNNYTQVSCDAKNEAVYNREANYSHFTKCHNRSSAGSLSDSTAGYCRTDSRVSDNYLGREEDYGSSCGSGEDQLQQAEVEAPWHSVSPSNQTVEGRWRGEADAIPSTAGCLPLRSPITISSGTYTQKLDSFSEAFLSQRKRRFPVIQSGDSSGQLWEFGETPGFVKSSHSCAFDSDSYLPPVSFSSPVHHSLPSFPSPPTSSQLVSSVLSPPPTPLPPPSHSPSKMDSPSASGGNGQESLGTLQFFTSRLQPLPSVHCSGMMWRFPLLSHNFPQSSGDASSSDNNIRSSHVSHYGNITAAHDTLQSPESPFLTSSFHHSSLHPSPRDLCPLNTPSLRLPSPPSHLSGPNNKAAADIAPYLVSQKVKNGPAALQQQVSPVYTGTQFPSVLHANMAQKRGHYTPRPLLNPIRRGTGLYSSLLSPHHKEDKPAFREEEEDCGVLRCLNVGFEFQAELPPCRVQKDGSGAWSRDDEAPREQLLWKPWQELEESANLQNQVEKMLSLCSSSCLPGGGSNTELALHCLHHCQGNTLATLEMLLCLQPTSAGDYHYSGSDFWTDAEKSLFGAALGTYGKDFSVIHKMVKTKTVSQCIEFYYLSKKLVDKQRKQQEEENRDEELEQQKNMTPICQPVERQFGLAEAVPVHSLASFFPCKLCGKMFYKIKSRNAHMKIHRQPQEDWADRRLQHQLLTQRLALSRSANLMPTSGSNLLPSHAPPLAFTSSGTSRNSSNADNILNSITSSNTITPSNAGGREPSTAVTYNNITASNAHVITSVDAGDSNQREPTSVLPFHQSWSSFGHGPTHAVFYCNTDGKEDAADGTVGGKEPINWQ is encoded by the exons ATGGATGACTGTTCACCCACCCAATCCTTCCCTAACCCACTCCACCATCACCACCGCCCATCCCTTCACCTCACTTTGCCCAGCCTTCAGAGCCTAGGAGCTGGGTATCAACCTGCGCTGGACCCCCTGGAGCAGTATGGAAGCAGAGGGGAACAATCTGCAGCGTCTTTCACGAATTCAAGAAACTCCTCTGGGGGGAGAAAGGGGAGCAGTGGCGGAGATAGAGgatttcaaaacacaaatggTAGTGGTATGGTTGGAGATGATGGCTTGAGAGGCCATCGTGACAGAGATGGCGGACTGGGAGGTCATTTTGCTGACGCCTGGTGTGGTGGTagcaagaaagaagaaatatgGGAAGATGGTGAAAGCTCTACGGATGTATTTTACAGTAAAGCTGATTGCTACAATAACACAAATGGAGCTTTTTACACCATGAACTGTGGCAGCGAGGAAGGACTCAGGTGTAAACTCAGAGCAAATTATAATAACTATACCCAGGTTAGCTGTGATGCTAAAAATGAAGCGGTTTACAATAGAGAGGCTAATTATAGCCACTTTACTAAGTGCCACAATAGAAGTTCTGCAGGAAGCTTGAGTGACAGCACTGCAGGTTATTGTCGGACTGATTCAAGAGTGAGCGATAACTATTTAGGGAGAGAAGAAGACTATGGGTCCAGCTGTGGGTCGGGTGAGGATCAGCTTCAGCAAGCAGAGGTGGAGGCTCCTTGGCACAGCGTGTCTCCCTCAAATCAGACTGTGGaggggaggtggagaggagaagCAGACGCCATTCCTTCGACCGCGGGGTGCCTACCCCTGAGGTCACCTATCACCATCAGCAGTGGGACGTACACTCAGAAACTGGACTCCTTCTCCGAGGCGTTCCTCTCCCAGCGAAAGAGACGATTTCCCGTTATTCAAAGTGGGGATTCCTCTGGACAGTTGTGGGAGTTCGGAGAAACGCCTGGATTTGTCAAGTCGAGTCACAGCTGTGCTTTTGATTCAGACTCCTACCTGCCGcctgtctccttctcttccccCGTTCACCACTCTCTTCCAtccttcccctctcctcccacatCGTCTCAGCTCGTGTCTTCAGTTCTCAgtcctcctcccactcctctaCCCCCTCCTTCTCACTCGCCCTCCAAAATGGACTCTCCCAGCGCGTCTGGAGGAAATGGACAAGAATCACTTGGTACGCTCCAGTTTTTCACATCCCGCCTTCAGCCTCTCCCATCTGTCCATTGCTCTGGGATGATGTGGAGGTTTCCTCTGCTGTCACACAACTTTCCACAGTCGTCAGGTGACGCCAGCAGCAGTGACAACAACATAAGATCATCCCATGTTTCTCATTATGGAAATATTACTG CTGCACATGACACCCTCCAGTCTCCTGAGTCGCCGTTCCTCACTTCCTCATTCCATCATTCGTCCCTCCACCCTTCACCCAGAGACCTCTGTCCCTTGAACACTCCGTCCCTCCGtcttccctcccctccatctcACCTTTCCGGCCCAAATAACAAGGCAGCAGCAGATATAGCTCCTTACTTGGTGAGCCAGAAAGTGAAGAATGGACCAGCCGCTCTGCAG CAACAAGTCTCTCCTGTCTACACTGGAACTCAATTTCCCAGTGTCCTTCACGCCAACATGGCTCAGAAGAGGGGACACTACACTCCACGACCCCTCCTCAATCCAATCCGCAGAGGGACAGGGCTGTACTCCTCCCTCTTATCGCCCCATCACAAGGAGGATAAACCGGCAttcagagaagaggaagaggattgTGGTGTTTTACG GTGTTTGAATGTAGGTTTTGAGTTCCAGGCAGAGCTTCCACCATGCCGTGTTCAGAAAGATGGGTCAGGCGCATGGTCACGAGATGACGAAGCTCCCAGGGAACAGTTGCTCTGGAAACCAtggcaggagctggaggagagtgCCAACTTACAAAATCAAG tGGAGAAGATGCTGTCATTGTGTAGTTCGAGCTGTCTACCAGGAGGGGGCAGTAACACCGAGCTGGCTCTGCACTGTCTGCACCACTGCCAGGGAAACACACTG GCCACTCTGGAGATGCTGCTGTGCTTGCAGCCCACTTCAGCAGGAGACTACCACTACTCTG GCAGTGATTTTTGGACAGACGCTGAAAAGAGTCTCTTCGGTGCAGCTCTGGGTACTTACGGAAAAGACTTCTCAGTTATACACAAAATG GTAAAGACCAAGACGGTGAGCCAGTGTATTGAGTTTTACTACCTGAGCAAGAAACTTGTGGACaagcagaggaaacagcaggaggaagagaacagagatgaagagctggagcagcagaaaaat ATGACGCCCATCTGTCAGCCAGTGGAGAGACAGTTTGGGCTGGCCGAGGCGGTTCCTGTGCACTCATTGGCCAGCTTCTTCCCCTGCAAGCTGTGTGGCAA AATGTTCTACAAAATCAAGTCCCGTAACGCTCACATGAAGATCCACCGCCAGCCTCAGGAGGACTGGGCTGACAGGCGGCTACAGCACCAGCTCCTCACGCAGCGTCTGGCCCTCAGCCGTTCCGCCAACCTCATGCCCACCTCAGGCAGTAACCTGCTCCCATCTCATGCTCCACCTCTGGCCTTTACCTCCTCTGGAACATCACGCAACAGCAGCAATGCAGACAATATCCTCAACTCTATAACCAGCAGCAACACCATCACTCCCAGCAATGCTGGTGGCCGAGAGCCCAGCACTGCAGTAACATATAACAACATCACTGCTTCTAACGCTCATGTGATCACCAGTGTTGATGCTGGTGACTCAAACCAAAGAGAGCCCACCTCTGTCTTACCTTTCCACCAGTCATGGAGCTCATTTGGACATGGCCCCACTCATGCAGTCTTCTACTGCAACACAGATGGGAAAGAGGATGCTGCAGAtgggacagtgggaggaaaggAGCCAATCAACTGGCAGTAG
- the LOC109634787 gene encoding uncharacterized protein isoform X2, with the protein MDDCSPTQSFPNPLHHHHRPSLHLTLPSLQSLGAGYQPALDPLEQYGSRGEQSAASFTNSRNSSGGRKGSSGGDRGFQNTNGSGMVGDDGLRGHRDRDGGLGGHFADAWCGGSKKEEIWEDGESSTDVFYSKADCYNNTNGAFYTMNCGSEEGLRCKLRANYNNYTQVSCDAKNEAVYNREANYSHFTKCHNRSSAGSLSDSTAGYCRTDSRVSDNYLGREEDYGSSCGSGEDQLQQAEVEAPWHSVSPSNQTVEGRWRGEADAIPSTAGCLPLRSPITISSGTYTQKLDSFSEAFLSQRKRRFPVIQSGDSSGQLWEFGETPGFVKSSHSCAFDSDSYLPPVSFSSPVHHSLPSFPSPPTSSQLVSSVLSPPPTPLPPPSHSPSKMDSPSASGGNGQESLAAHDTLQSPESPFLTSSFHHSSLHPSPRDLCPLNTPSLRLPSPPSHLSGPNNKAAADIAPYLVSQKVKNGPAALQQQVSPVYTGTQFPSVLHANMAQKRGHYTPRPLLNPIRRGTGLYSSLLSPHHKEDKPAFREEEEDCGVLRCLNVGFEFQAELPPCRVQKDGSGAWSRDDEAPREQLLWKPWQELEESANLQNQVEKMLSLCSSSCLPGGGSNTELALHCLHHCQGNTLATLEMLLCLQPTSAGDYHYSGSDFWTDAEKSLFGAALGTYGKDFSVIHKMVKTKTVSQCIEFYYLSKKLVDKQRKQQEEENRDEELEQQKNMTPICQPVERQFGLAEAVPVHSLASFFPCKLCGKMFYKIKSRNAHMKIHRQPQEDWADRRLQHQLLTQRLALSRSANLMPTSGSNLLPSHAPPLAFTSSGTSRNSSNADNILNSITSSNTITPSNAGGREPSTAVTYNNITASNAHVITSVDAGDSNQREPTSVLPFHQSWSSFGHGPTHAVFYCNTDGKEDAADGTVGGKEPINWQ; encoded by the exons ATGGATGACTGTTCACCCACCCAATCCTTCCCTAACCCACTCCACCATCACCACCGCCCATCCCTTCACCTCACTTTGCCCAGCCTTCAGAGCCTAGGAGCTGGGTATCAACCTGCGCTGGACCCCCTGGAGCAGTATGGAAGCAGAGGGGAACAATCTGCAGCGTCTTTCACGAATTCAAGAAACTCCTCTGGGGGGAGAAAGGGGAGCAGTGGCGGAGATAGAGgatttcaaaacacaaatggTAGTGGTATGGTTGGAGATGATGGCTTGAGAGGCCATCGTGACAGAGATGGCGGACTGGGAGGTCATTTTGCTGACGCCTGGTGTGGTGGTagcaagaaagaagaaatatgGGAAGATGGTGAAAGCTCTACGGATGTATTTTACAGTAAAGCTGATTGCTACAATAACACAAATGGAGCTTTTTACACCATGAACTGTGGCAGCGAGGAAGGACTCAGGTGTAAACTCAGAGCAAATTATAATAACTATACCCAGGTTAGCTGTGATGCTAAAAATGAAGCGGTTTACAATAGAGAGGCTAATTATAGCCACTTTACTAAGTGCCACAATAGAAGTTCTGCAGGAAGCTTGAGTGACAGCACTGCAGGTTATTGTCGGACTGATTCAAGAGTGAGCGATAACTATTTAGGGAGAGAAGAAGACTATGGGTCCAGCTGTGGGTCGGGTGAGGATCAGCTTCAGCAAGCAGAGGTGGAGGCTCCTTGGCACAGCGTGTCTCCCTCAAATCAGACTGTGGaggggaggtggagaggagaagCAGACGCCATTCCTTCGACCGCGGGGTGCCTACCCCTGAGGTCACCTATCACCATCAGCAGTGGGACGTACACTCAGAAACTGGACTCCTTCTCCGAGGCGTTCCTCTCCCAGCGAAAGAGACGATTTCCCGTTATTCAAAGTGGGGATTCCTCTGGACAGTTGTGGGAGTTCGGAGAAACGCCTGGATTTGTCAAGTCGAGTCACAGCTGTGCTTTTGATTCAGACTCCTACCTGCCGcctgtctccttctcttccccCGTTCACCACTCTCTTCCAtccttcccctctcctcccacatCGTCTCAGCTCGTGTCTTCAGTTCTCAgtcctcctcccactcctctaCCCCCTCCTTCTCACTCGCCCTCCAAAATGGACTCTCCCAGCGCGTCTGGAGGAAATGGACAAGAATCACTTG CTGCACATGACACCCTCCAGTCTCCTGAGTCGCCGTTCCTCACTTCCTCATTCCATCATTCGTCCCTCCACCCTTCACCCAGAGACCTCTGTCCCTTGAACACTCCGTCCCTCCGtcttccctcccctccatctcACCTTTCCGGCCCAAATAACAAGGCAGCAGCAGATATAGCTCCTTACTTGGTGAGCCAGAAAGTGAAGAATGGACCAGCCGCTCTGCAG CAACAAGTCTCTCCTGTCTACACTGGAACTCAATTTCCCAGTGTCCTTCACGCCAACATGGCTCAGAAGAGGGGACACTACACTCCACGACCCCTCCTCAATCCAATCCGCAGAGGGACAGGGCTGTACTCCTCCCTCTTATCGCCCCATCACAAGGAGGATAAACCGGCAttcagagaagaggaagaggattgTGGTGTTTTACG GTGTTTGAATGTAGGTTTTGAGTTCCAGGCAGAGCTTCCACCATGCCGTGTTCAGAAAGATGGGTCAGGCGCATGGTCACGAGATGACGAAGCTCCCAGGGAACAGTTGCTCTGGAAACCAtggcaggagctggaggagagtgCCAACTTACAAAATCAAG tGGAGAAGATGCTGTCATTGTGTAGTTCGAGCTGTCTACCAGGAGGGGGCAGTAACACCGAGCTGGCTCTGCACTGTCTGCACCACTGCCAGGGAAACACACTG GCCACTCTGGAGATGCTGCTGTGCTTGCAGCCCACTTCAGCAGGAGACTACCACTACTCTG GCAGTGATTTTTGGACAGACGCTGAAAAGAGTCTCTTCGGTGCAGCTCTGGGTACTTACGGAAAAGACTTCTCAGTTATACACAAAATG GTAAAGACCAAGACGGTGAGCCAGTGTATTGAGTTTTACTACCTGAGCAAGAAACTTGTGGACaagcagaggaaacagcaggaggaagagaacagagatgaagagctggagcagcagaaaaat ATGACGCCCATCTGTCAGCCAGTGGAGAGACAGTTTGGGCTGGCCGAGGCGGTTCCTGTGCACTCATTGGCCAGCTTCTTCCCCTGCAAGCTGTGTGGCAA AATGTTCTACAAAATCAAGTCCCGTAACGCTCACATGAAGATCCACCGCCAGCCTCAGGAGGACTGGGCTGACAGGCGGCTACAGCACCAGCTCCTCACGCAGCGTCTGGCCCTCAGCCGTTCCGCCAACCTCATGCCCACCTCAGGCAGTAACCTGCTCCCATCTCATGCTCCACCTCTGGCCTTTACCTCCTCTGGAACATCACGCAACAGCAGCAATGCAGACAATATCCTCAACTCTATAACCAGCAGCAACACCATCACTCCCAGCAATGCTGGTGGCCGAGAGCCCAGCACTGCAGTAACATATAACAACATCACTGCTTCTAACGCTCATGTGATCACCAGTGTTGATGCTGGTGACTCAAACCAAAGAGAGCCCACCTCTGTCTTACCTTTCCACCAGTCATGGAGCTCATTTGGACATGGCCCCACTCATGCAGTCTTCTACTGCAACACAGATGGGAAAGAGGATGCTGCAGAtgggacagtgggaggaaaggAGCCAATCAACTGGCAGTAG